AGTTGAACGTTGTTTAGTAAGCACATAACATGTTACATATAAGGGATTATGGGCAAGCCGTGAAGCTTAAATCATTCCTTTCTGATTAAAATGGCATTTGAAGGAAACTTCCTCACCATTCTGGCTCTCAAAAATTTTACATAGCTTTAGCAAAGAATGGATcctgaatttcaaaaaattcatGTTTCTAATCTCATTATTTACTGTGTAACATCTCTCATCAGAATATTTAGCTCTAATTTCATATGATATATAACATCtctcatcaaaatatttaatatctatCACAAGTCTGCTTCTGTTCAATCTCATAAAATTAATGGAATGCAGATTTTGCTAGGTTAGTGAACCAAGTAACCTTAGAAAACAATACAATAATTCCTCAAATGCAAATATAGAGATATACCTTGCATAGTAACCACCTTCTGGGTCATTTCCAACATCGTAAAACAACCCACGGAAATAAACAAAGATGGATCTAGGAGTTTTTTCAGGAATCAGGTGCGTTTGCATTTTCTGGGGAGGAGCATACGGAGGAACTGTAATTGAGCCCTCTTTCAGGCAAACATGATTCCTTTGTCCAAACGTCTGAACCAGGGTAGCGCGTTGGAGCAGGTGAAGAATTCCTCTTTCGATAGCCTTCTCCTCCTGTAAGAAAAAAGTGATCAATAAAAAGCCAAAGAAAGTCTGTAATCACTTGCCAAAATACAGTACCTCAACATGATTAAAGCTCGAAACATTATCCAAAACTTAACAGACCACAAAATCATGTTCAATTGGTTCAAGAGAAATGAAAACGAAATCACTAACCTGATAATGAAAGCATGCTCCAAAGTCATGCGGAACCACAAAAAAGTGATCAGCCCCTTCTGTTCGATTCCAGTAAGGCCAGTTTGAAGAGATAAGCTGTATTGCACTTCTCATCATACGAGGAGACTTAAAAGGCAATGGGAGGCCATTTGGCGTCAAGTCACAAGTAGTGTAAACAGGAGTATAAAACCAATCAGCTTCCTCTGGATTAAGGGTTCGAACAGGGCTAGATAAAAGAAAACGATGCATAAAGATCTCAGCTGCAAACATGTGAGTGAGGCATCTTGAGTCcttttgtagaatttttttattgtatttgctGGGAAGCTCATATACAAAAACTTTCAACCTCCCCACTGGATCATCTTCCAAGACATCACCAGCACTACCTACATTCACATCACCAAAGCACACTTTAGAAACAATATAGATATCAACAGGAAAAAGTCACAATCTAAGCAAAAGGCTATAATCTATAGAACATCAGAAAACCATTCCAGTCAGtcaaaaatatatcatttaagttATTTCCCTGATTCGTCACCAACATTTCAGTTCTAAAACCTTTagcataaaagtttaaataaaaaccCCTAATATGTAGGACataaaaaatgatcaattcACAAATATAAGCTGCACAAATGCCAGATAAATGCAAGACGATAAAATGTAACTAAACATGAAGCAAACTGGGTTTAAAAGCGAAGCAAATCTTTAAATGATTAGATCCCTTTCAACAGAACCATAAACTCAAAGGATTCAATCTACATCGCAATTAAAGTACTTCAAATCAATACAAAAAGACCACATATAACCTAATACcgataaaataaagaaaaaaagattaagcACAAAGTTagatgcaaaataataaaacgAACTCTGACCAGAAATTCTCTCAGTAGGTTGTCTCCTGCCCAGCTCCACGGCACCAATTCTCGACACAAAGGCAGTACACAGAAGCCCAACTAAAACCCACCTCCAcatctccatttttttttttgtctggaaatttaatttcttcaagTCACTGAATCtaacaaaaattcaagaaaagaaCCAGAAAAAGAGGAGCTTTCGAGGGTGAGTTGGGATGTCAAAAGAACAAGTAATTGaacaaatttcttaaaattaggGACTTGGGAGTCtgtataaacataaaaataagatttgatagagaaaatGAAGCAAACTAAATCTtacttttgtattaaaaataaatgattaggTATGAGAAAGAAATGAGGGTTCTCCAGCTGTTTGATGAGAGGTCAATTTCAGACCATAACCAAATTACTCGAGGGCTGTTCACTCTTCAACCTGCTCTGTtctattttttgtctttttaatatcttttatatttataatattcagTGAGGAATCATAAGAATACGCATTCACGAAATAGAGTTAGACCCATTCAAACTCTATCCGAGACCCGCCAACCCAAATTCCGGAAATGAACCCTctgttaatatttaaaaatatatatctatatatatatatatattttttcgaTAAGACGATAAAGTGCAAGAGTAAATGCAGACAGTTTCCAGTTGCATTAATTAATGAGGTGGAAAGAGATAATTCTGAAGAGGCACGTGACGAAATATCCATGTATTAATTAGAACTGATGGCTTGATGGGACTGGGATAAGATGTAGTATTGAAGTCTACAATTCGGTAAATAAAAGTCTTTCAGTGATTCAGAAGTGTGTTATATTATAGTTGGTGATATCCtgctttttataaattttcaagatgatagattttatgttttattagtaattttaataacaataaatatacaaacctcttttcttccttctttgcCAACTACCATCGACGCATTTAAAAGCGCTAGTGGCACATGGGGTTTATTTAGAACGCCGAAAGATTAGGTTTTatctcattttaatttaattatatatatatatatatatatgataaataaaaaatttaaatactaattaattaattattattaaaatttttaattaaaaataagaataaaattattattttatttttaaatcataaaatttgataaatttatattattttttctctaaatttaaaaaattaatattttttttcatgattaaaatttaaaaaattcactttcttTATTGTTTGAACGACGTGACTAAGGACAAcgaaatattatctaaatttagATCTTCTTCAATTAGATCTGAATAACGAAATATTATccagatttgaataaaaaagtattatctaaattaaaaaaaaaaagcgatGAAGGATGATGAAACGTCATCCTTTGTTGTTTAGACGACGTGACAAAGGACAATGTTTCATCATCTTTCATGATGGTGGGTGTTCATCCTTCATCGTCTTTTGTAATCGAATCTAgaagatgaataaaaaatatcaactatcaattaaaattgtggtggccaaagaagaaaaataaaccgTTTAGatgaaatataaactttttaaactttaaaaatatggatgaaaaattagtttttaaaacctaaaaaaaattatattaacttttaaggtattgtaaaataacaattttattgttacccttaactaaaaattttaattacgaaaattttaatagtaattaacttataaataaatattattttgagattaaactaaaatttagataaaaattagCGGTAgaagtatttaaaatattattggataCTGACAGTCAATAATGAACCGGCTGTATCAATCAACGTTGACCTTCATTTGCATAAATGCAATGCAGTATATGCTAGGATGATAATCAAGAGCTGAGATTGAAACCGCGGTGAAGGAAAGAGCGACAGAGAGGGCGAAGTTAGAGGAATCCAACATGATGAGTCCAACAGACTCCGATCGTGAAACGGAACAAGCTGAACATTTACAGGGCAATGTGAGAGAGCAGACGAAAATACAACTCATGAGAGCCCTGGTTGAAAAGCAGGATCCCTCTTCCAAGGTGTTTACTTCCTCTCTTATTACTTAACCTTTTTCATTCTCTTTAAAGCTATATCTTCTTCATCACACATGATATGCAGTAAGTTATTGTTGGTGATATCctactttttataaattttcaagatgatagattttatatttgattagtcaatttaatttcttctttaagaACAATAAATATACAAGCACAATTAGTGCGGAACCTATTTTCTACCCGCTTTGCCAACTACCACCGACGCATTTAAAAGCGTTAGCGGCACATGGGGTTTATTTAGAATGCTGAGGGATTATTTTccatcttaattttaattaatatatatatatatatataatatatatgataaataaaaaatttaaatatttattaattaactaattattattaaatttttaattaaaaataaagataaaattattatggtatttttaaaccctaaaatttgataaatttgtattatttttatcttttaatttaaaaaattaataatttttttatgattaaattttaaaaaattcactttctcTCCATCTAGGTTTCATCTccaataacttaaaaaatttgatcgTTGATCTAAGGGTTAAGGACTCAGATTGACGATCTTCTTCTCCCATatctagacaataaaatattatctagatTTGGATTAAAAAGTGTTGTCTAGATCAAAAAAAGCAATGAAGAATGATGAAACGTCATCCTTTGTTGTTTGGACGACGTGATGAAGAACAACATTTCATCATCCTTTGTGATGGTGGGTGTCCAtccttcatcgtcctttgtGATTGAATCTAAAAGATGAGTGAAAATATCAACTATCAATTAGAATTGTGATAGCTAGATAAGAGGAAAAAATCTTATAGATGAAATTTaaacatttcaaattttaaaaataggggtgaaagattaatttttaaaacctaaaaagaattatattaacttttaagatatagtaaaataataattttattgttatctctaactaaaaattttaataacaaaaattataacaataactATCCATGAGTGAATGTTATTTTAAGAGTTaactaaaacttaaatatttccTGTTTAGAGCATTATTGAATATTGACAGTCAATAATGAACCGGCTGCATCAATCAACGTTGATGGGTTAAAAAAGATGGCCTTCATTTGCATAAATGCAACGCAGTATATGCTAGGATGATAATCAAGAGCTGAGATTGAAACCGTGGTGAAAGAAAGAGCGACAGAGGGGGCGAAGTTAGAGGAATCCAACATGATGAGTCCAACAGACTCCGATCGTGAAACGGAACAAGCTGAACATTTACAGGGCAATGTGAGAGAGCAGACGAAATTACAACTCATGAGAGCCCTGGTTGAAAATCAGGATCCCTCTTCCAAGGTGTTTACTTCCTCTCTTATTACTTAACCTTTTTCATTCTCTTTAAAGCTATATCTTCTTCATCACACATGATACACAGTGTTGTCATCGTTTTTTATCTCCATCTCTCAAAGAATTCACATGCTTACTTATCCTGTTTCTTTGATTGAACACTCTCTTTTATGTCTGGATGATCTTGGAAAAGAAATCAAGATCACCGCTCTGTCAGTGCTCTCTCTTCTAAAAAGTTTCGGCACAATTATCATATCAAACATGATTAACAGGAAAAGACTATTTAAAACTGTTTGAGAAGCAACTAACCATGTTAGCTGCAAAACACGTTTTTAGTTGAGGTACAGTCTACAGATCCAAGAAACGGTCGTACATGGCGGTTCCCAAACTTATTAAACTACAAAAAGTCAACCAggaaactaattttttttttttttcagattatatataaattattgaaaaaattacgATATATCTGATACgataaattatcattatcatacACCAACGGAAAATTCAGCCACAGCCATATCTCACATCTAGATATCTTTTTATCTCCGATCTTGTGTGTAAAACGTAAATAATTACTGTgcatattttcaattttgtttgttcatttattttaattataagataatgaAAGATGATTGAGATCGAGATCCCAACAGTGGCGGAGGCAGAGGTGTCAAAAAAGGGTCACTTGACCCTCTTTGACTTTTTGGAAAATCtcataaatttagaaaaatttatattataccttttatatatatgttagttgatgtgtcttttttttattattattttgaaaaattaatgttCTACTCTCGTTAGTTTTATTTGTGgcttaagtttgattcaaataaaaaataatttaattcaactcaagtttaatttgaatttataactcaaattaatagttcaaatttgttattttaattcataactcatttataaaacaaaattatttttctattatttgagtaaaataaaatcaatttattaatgAGTTGTGaacttaaattatgaatttaagtcatgaattcaaaccaaacttgatcTACAAATCTAAACTATAGATTTGAGctatgaattcgaatcaaatttaaattgaatatctCTAGTTCgagttcaatttagtttaaaaatgagccaaatttcttatttaaatttagcttgaattcaaattaaataaattcgaaCCGATCTAAATTAAATTGAGCCAATTTATAAGACCAAGTTAGGTCAGTTTGGATCTAACTTTAACtatgtttattttgatttataatttcttattatttgtaattttaaccCCACTAAATTTCATTTCTCCATCCGGCACCGGATCTCAACATTATATGTATAGCATTTGTCACTTATTTTTGCAAGTTTTTCAACTAGATTTGTTggtcaaaattatataaataatttataattcagtTTGTATGGCACTACTTATTTATAATTCAGTTTGTGCAACATTGTGGTCTGAAAATTACGAGAATTTGTCATCAATTAACATGTAGGCTATAGAACTTAGTTAAGCAGCTTGTGCTTTGAgttattctttcattttcatggTTAATCTTTTTAGCGCAGGACGTTGATGATTTGACGCTTAGAAGATTTTTGCGTGCTCGTGATTTAGACGTAGAGAAGGGTTCTGCCATGTTTCTCAAGTATATGAAATGGAGGCGAACATTTGTTCCAAATGGTTTCATTTCTTCGTCAGAGATCCCGAATGAAATTGCTCAGAACAAGATGTTTCTCCAAGGCTTTGACAAGAAAGGACAGCCTATAGGCGTTGTGCTTGGTGCCAGACATTTTCAAAAT
This sequence is a window from Mangifera indica cultivar Alphonso chromosome 5, CATAS_Mindica_2.1, whole genome shotgun sequence. Protein-coding genes within it:
- the LOC123216292 gene encoding probable beta-1,4-xylosyltransferase IRX10L — translated: MEMWRWVLVGLLCTAFVSRIGAVELGRRQPTERISGSAGDVLEDDPVGRLKVFVYELPSKYNKKILQKDSRCLTHMFAAEIFMHRFLLSSPVRTLNPEEADWFYTPVYTTCDLTPNGLPLPFKSPRMMRSAIQLISSNWPYWNRTEGADHFFVVPHDFGACFHYQEEKAIERGILHLLQRATLVQTFGQRNHVCLKEGSITVPPYAPPQKMQTHLIPEKTPRSIFVYFRGLFYDVGNDPEGGYYARGARAAVWENFKDNPLFDISTEHPTTYYEDMQRAIFCLCPLGWAPWSPRLVEAVIFGCIPVIIADDIVLPFADAIPWEEIGVFVDEKDVPNLDTILTSIPPEVILRKQRLLANPSMKQAMLFPQPAQPGDAFHQVLNGLARKLPHDRSIYLKPGEKILNWTAGPVGDLKPW